One window of the Triticum dicoccoides isolate Atlit2015 ecotype Zavitan chromosome 3B, WEW_v2.0, whole genome shotgun sequence genome contains the following:
- the LOC119274926 gene encoding tryptophan aminotransferase-related protein 2-like, with amino-acid sequence MAAPRRRTSAELQVNGGLMPPSAHVIASSRGGSGGGAPSREDHAVTTNGGGPAHRGGKQRGGSSACSATKVSGRRRPAGRMPLWRVFIFASVALNVAALPLLLHQYIVSHPHHPGVVSPDQQQHHAYAPQPGTSGAAASAPSTGKPAVTTDSVINLDHGDPTMFEAFWRETGDAAELVIPGWQTMSYFSDVGNVCWFMEPLFDQQVRRLHRTVGNAAVDGYHVLVGTGSTQLFMAALYALSPADANQPTSVVSTAPYYSSYPAVTDFLRSGLFRWAGDANSFVGDSYIELVCSPNNPDGAIRDAVLSSGAGKAVHDLAYYWPQYTPITRRADHDIMLFTVSKSTGHAGTRIGWALVKDREVARRMTKFVELNTIGVSKDSQLRAAKVLSAVSDGYDGGASRHRLFDFGRRKMVERWRMLRETAAASGAFSLPEETSGRCNFANETAANNPAFAWLRCDREDVEDCAGFLRGHKILTRSGNQFGADPRYVRVSMLDRDDAYDIFISRLASLK; translated from the exons ATGGCGGCGCCCCGACGGCGCACGTCGGCGGAGCTCCAAGTGAACGGCGGCCTAATGCCGCCGTCGGCGCACGTGATCGCTTCTTcccgcggcggcagcggcggtggtgcGCCCAGCCGGGAGGACCACGCGGTGACCACGAACGGCGGCGGTCCGGCGCACCGGGGAGGGAAGCAAAGAGGCGGCAGCAGCGCATGCTCCGCCACCAAGGTCTCCGGCAGGAGGCGGCCGGCGGGGCGCATGCCACTATGGCGAGTCTTCATTTTTGCGTCTGTCGCATTGAATGTCGCCGCACTCCCGCTCCTACTCCACCAGTACATCGTCAGCCACCCGCACCATCCCGGTGTCGTCTCTCCTGATCAGCAGCAGCACCACGCCTACGCCCCGCAGCCGGGCACGAGCGGCGCGGCGGCCAGTGCGCCGTCGACCGGGAAGCCGGCCGTAACTACTGATTCGGTCATTAATCTAGACCA CGGGGACCCGACCATGTTTGAGGCCTTCTGGCGGGAGACCGGCGACGCGGCGGAGCTGGTCATCCCGGGGTGGCAAACCATGAGCTACTTCTCAGACGTGGGTAACGTATGCTGGTTCATGGAGCCTCTGTTCGACCAGCAGGTGCGCCGGCTCCACCGCACCGTCGGCAACGCCGCCGTGGACGGCTACCACGTCCTCGTCGGCACCGGCTCCACGCAGCTCTTCATGGCGGCGCTCTACGCCCTGTCGCCCGCCGACGCCAACCAGCCCACCAGCGTCGTCTCCACGGCGCCCTACTACTCG TCGTACCCTGCCGTGACGGACTTCCTCCGGTCCGGGCTCTTCCGGTGGGCCGGGGACGCCAACTCGTTCGTCGGCGACTCCTACATCGAGCTGGTGTGCTCCCCGAACAACCCCGACGGCGCCATCCGCGACGCCGTGCTGAGCTCCGGCGCCGGGAAGGCCGTCCATGACCTCGCCTACTACTGGCCGCAGTACACGCCCATCACCCGACGGGCCGACCACGACATCATGCTCTTCACCGTGTCCAAGAGCACCGGCCACGCCGGCACGAGGATCGG GTGGGCGCTGGTGAAGGACCGGGAGGTGGCGCGGAGGATGACCAAGTTCGTGGAGCTCAACACCATCGGCGTGTCCAAGGACTCGCAGCTACGCGCCGCCAAGGTGCTCAGCGCGGTCTCCGACGGGTACGACGGCGGCGCCTCGCGCCACCGGCTGTTCGACTTCGGGCGGCGCAAGATGGTGGAGCGCTGGAGGATGCTGCGCGAGACCGCCGCCGCCTCCGGCGCCTTCAGCCTGCCCGAGGAGACCTCCGGCCGCTGCAACTTCGCCAACGAGACGGCCGCCAATAACCCTG CGTTCGCGTGGCTGCGGTGCGACAGGGAGGACGTGGAGGACTGCGCGGGGTTCCTCCGCGGGCACAAGATCCTGACGAGGAGCGGGAACCAGTTCGGGGCGGACCCCAGGTACGTCCGGGTCAGCATGCTCGACAGGGACGACGCCTACGACATCTTCATCAGCCGCCTCGCCTCTCTCAAATGA